A region of Paenibacillus thiaminolyticus DNA encodes the following proteins:
- a CDS encoding transglycosylase domain-containing protein, giving the protein MTREKQPPQRTRTRTPVPTKGKGKGKPPKKRSKWSWRKTFWLSFFMAAFAAFIAVGGYLFILLNGERLMREYKDADMFEMAEISTVYDSNNNVIAHLGKGIEHREIAEPEDIPQRVRDAFIATEDRRFNEHRGVDLWSIGRAMVKDIVSRSLAEGGSTITQQLAKNMFLTSDKTFFRKATEVSIALALENHFTKDEILTMYLNRIFFGKRAYGIIAASKTYFGTEDLNQLELWQIATLAAIPKAPTHYNPINNPERSKERRQVVLQLMYEQGYITAQERDEASAVDYVPVETKDEGAADSNTEEAYYSYLDYMVEEIVERTGLTEDQLFRGGYQIYTTLDANAQRIMYDAFNNDAMFEKSKDETKVQGAMVITDHKNGAILAMMGGRDYARKGLNRATITRQPGSAFKPIVSYAPALETGKWFPWSKLSNEKQSFNGYSPTNLGGYTTSVDMKEAVRRSINIPAVWLLNEIKLKTGFEFAKSLGIPLTNDDFNLSIALGGMTHGVTPINMATAYNAFANGGNYYPSYAVAKIVDRKGHDYFTYHVPKPMKVMSEQTAYYMTEMLTDVVKSGTGTQAQISGRQVAGKTGTTQHSVPGYDGPGDRDAWFVGYTPEWTAAVWMGYDKTDRDHVLLESSRVPSRMFSEVMGKALKDRKSGSFGKPDDVEKQPDPVQKVSGLTASYSEATKTVSLSWQPVQGENIVYNLYRKSSAEQDYTKLLSGLKVTNAEDIGVFAGETYSYVVTAVSGDEESARSNVATVKIEEEEIQIPETPETPEPPIVDPPDPGGDPDGSVDPFPPDPDGSDPSGDGDDTGTVPGTVVPDQTETSTPPDQNSFEAPDPGQDQAVHGNNGEGNGHGFGRNGNNGNGND; this is encoded by the coding sequence ATGACGAGAGAGAAGCAACCTCCCCAGCGTACACGCACGCGCACACCGGTGCCAACTAAGGGGAAAGGAAAGGGGAAGCCTCCGAAGAAACGCAGCAAGTGGAGTTGGCGCAAAACCTTCTGGCTATCGTTTTTTATGGCTGCGTTTGCCGCCTTTATCGCGGTTGGCGGTTATCTGTTCATCTTGCTGAACGGGGAGCGGCTGATGCGCGAGTATAAGGACGCCGACATGTTCGAGATGGCTGAAATCTCCACCGTATATGACAGCAATAATAATGTAATCGCCCATCTGGGCAAAGGGATTGAGCATCGGGAGATTGCCGAGCCGGAAGATATTCCGCAGCGCGTCCGCGATGCGTTCATCGCAACGGAGGACCGGCGCTTCAACGAGCACCGCGGGGTCGACCTATGGTCCATCGGGCGTGCTATGGTGAAGGATATTGTGTCGCGAAGCTTGGCCGAGGGCGGAAGTACCATTACCCAGCAGCTGGCGAAGAACATGTTCCTGACCAGCGACAAGACTTTCTTCCGTAAGGCGACCGAGGTGTCCATCGCGCTGGCGCTGGAGAATCATTTTACCAAAGACGAAATTTTGACGATGTATTTGAACCGTATTTTCTTCGGAAAACGGGCCTATGGCATTATCGCCGCATCGAAAACTTACTTCGGTACGGAAGATCTCAATCAGCTTGAATTATGGCAAATTGCTACGTTGGCGGCCATTCCGAAGGCGCCGACCCATTACAATCCGATCAATAATCCGGAGCGCTCGAAGGAACGCCGCCAGGTCGTGCTCCAGCTGATGTACGAGCAGGGCTATATTACAGCGCAGGAGCGGGATGAAGCGTCTGCGGTCGATTATGTGCCGGTAGAGACCAAGGATGAAGGCGCGGCCGACAGCAATACCGAAGAAGCGTATTATTCTTATCTTGATTATATGGTAGAGGAAATCGTGGAGAGGACCGGTCTTACCGAAGACCAGTTGTTCCGCGGCGGCTACCAGATCTATACGACGCTGGACGCGAATGCGCAGCGTATCATGTACGACGCCTTCAATAACGACGCAATGTTCGAGAAGAGCAAGGACGAGACGAAGGTACAGGGCGCGATGGTCATTACGGATCATAAGAATGGCGCAATCCTGGCGATGATGGGCGGACGAGACTATGCCCGTAAAGGATTGAACCGGGCGACCATCACCCGGCAGCCGGGTTCGGCCTTCAAGCCGATTGTGTCCTACGCCCCGGCGCTGGAGACCGGCAAATGGTTCCCGTGGTCGAAGCTGAGCAACGAGAAGCAATCCTTCAACGGCTATAGTCCGACTAACCTGGGCGGCTATACGACTAGCGTCGATATGAAGGAAGCGGTCAGACGCTCGATCAATATTCCGGCGGTCTGGCTGCTCAATGAGATTAAATTGAAGACTGGCTTTGAATTTGCCAAGAGCTTGGGCATTCCGTTAACGAATGACGATTTCAACTTGTCGATTGCATTAGGCGGGATGACGCATGGCGTGACGCCGATTAATATGGCCACCGCCTATAATGCATTCGCCAATGGAGGCAATTATTATCCTTCTTACGCTGTGGCGAAGATTGTGGACCGCAAGGGGCATGATTATTTCACGTATCATGTGCCGAAGCCGATGAAGGTTATGAGCGAGCAGACTGCCTATTATATGACCGAGATGCTTACGGATGTCGTGAAAAGCGGCACCGGTACCCAGGCGCAGATCAGCGGCCGACAGGTAGCGGGCAAGACGGGAACGACACAGCATTCGGTTCCGGGCTATGACGGACCGGGCGACCGGGATGCATGGTTCGTCGGCTATACGCCGGAATGGACGGCGGCGGTATGGATGGGATATGACAAGACGGACCGCGATCACGTGCTGCTTGAGAGCAGCCGGGTGCCTTCGCGCATGTTCAGCGAAGTGATGGGCAAGGCGCTGAAGGACCGGAAGTCCGGTTCCTTCGGGAAGCCGGACGATGTCGAGAAGCAGCCTGATCCGGTGCAGAAGGTCAGCGGTCTGACCGCTTCCTACTCGGAAGCGACGAAGACGGTATCGCTGAGCTGGCAGCCGGTACAAGGCGAGAACATCGTCTACAATTTGTACCGGAAGTCTTCCGCCGAACAGGATTACACGAAGTTGCTGTCTGGACTGAAGGTAACGAATGCGGAAGATATCGGCGTATTCGCCGGCGAGACGTATTCTTATGTGGTAACGGCGGTAAGCGGGGACGAGGAATCGGCCCGTTCCAATGTCGCCACGGTCAAGATCGAGGAAGAAGAAATCCAAATACCGGAAACGCCAGAAACACCGGAACCGCCGATCGTAGATCCTCCGGATCCGGGGGGAGACCCGGACGGATCGGTTGATCCGTTTCCTCCTGACCCTGACGGTTCCGATCCGTCCGGCGACGGGGATGATACGGGCACGGTGCCTGGAACCGTGGTACCTGATCAAACGGAGACGTCGACTCCGCCGGATCAGAATAGCTTCGAAGCTCCGGATCCGGGGCAGGATCAGGCCGTTCATGGCAACAACGGAGAGGGCAACGGCCATGGCTTTGGCCGTAACGGAAATAACGGCAACGGAAATGATTAA
- the hfq gene encoding RNA chaperone Hfq, which translates to MNKSINIQDTFLNQLRKESIPVTVYLTNGFQIRGVIRAFDNFTIVIDSDGRQQMVYKHAISTFTPQRNVSLMQDHQNDTQ; encoded by the coding sequence ATGAATAAATCTATTAATATCCAGGACACGTTTTTGAACCAATTGCGCAAGGAGAGCATCCCGGTGACGGTGTATTTAACGAATGGGTTCCAGATTCGCGGGGTTATCCGCGCATTTGACAACTTTACCATCGTCATAGACAGTGACGGCCGCCAGCAAATGGTGTATAAACACGCCATTTCCACGTTTACGCCGCAGCGTAACGTATCCCTGATGCAGGATCATCAGAACGACACGCAATAA
- the miaA gene encoding tRNA (adenosine(37)-N6)-dimethylallyltransferase MiaA — protein sequence MLVGPTAVGKTNLSLDVAHAYECEIISGDSMQVYRGMDIGTAKLPLEERRGIPHHLLDIHDPDYAFSVAEFQERCRHLIDDITARDRMPFIVGGTGLYVESVCYSFEFSDAGSDEAFRREMNEFALAHGPEALHAKLQAVDPVTANRLHPNDQRRVVRALEIYHLTGQTLSSQLAGQQKTSPYDLCLIGLTMDRQMLYKRIEDRIDIMIRDGLIEEVRRLLDAGYSRQLISMQGLGYKEIAAYLENEMSLEAAVERLKRDTRRFAKRQLSWFRRMQDIEWVDVTDVERADEHFDRLCKIIAGKFR from the coding sequence GTGCTCGTCGGCCCTACGGCAGTTGGCAAGACGAACCTGAGCCTGGATGTGGCTCATGCCTACGAGTGCGAGATTATATCCGGCGACAGCATGCAGGTATACCGTGGGATGGATATCGGCACCGCGAAGCTGCCGCTGGAGGAGAGAAGGGGGATACCTCATCATCTTCTGGATATCCATGATCCGGATTATGCCTTCTCCGTCGCCGAGTTCCAGGAGCGATGCCGTCATCTGATTGACGATATCACCGCACGGGATCGGATGCCGTTCATTGTCGGGGGGACCGGCTTGTATGTGGAATCGGTCTGCTACAGCTTCGAGTTCAGCGATGCCGGTTCGGACGAGGCTTTTCGCCGGGAAATGAACGAATTTGCGCTCGCTCATGGCCCTGAAGCGCTGCACGCCAAGCTGCAGGCCGTTGACCCGGTAACGGCGAATCGGCTGCATCCGAATGATCAGCGGCGGGTCGTACGGGCGTTGGAGATTTACCATCTGACCGGCCAGACGCTGTCTTCGCAGCTTGCAGGCCAACAGAAGACGTCTCCGTATGACCTGTGCTTAATCGGTTTGACAATGGACCGGCAGATGCTATATAAACGTATTGAGGATCGAATCGACATCATGATCCGGGACGGACTGATTGAGGAAGTGCGCCGCTTGCTCGATGCAGGCTACTCGCGCCAGCTCATCTCCATGCAGGGGCTGGGGTACAAGGAAATCGCAGCGTATTTGGAGAATGAAATGTCGCTGGAGGCCGCCGTCGAACGATTAAAGCGAGATACGCGGCGTTTTGCGAAGCGTCAGCTGTCATGGTTCCGCCGCATGCAAGATATTGAATGGGTGGATGTGACCGATGTGGAGCGTGCGGACGAACATTTCGATCGACTTTGTAAAATCATAGCAGGAAAGTTTCGGTAA
- a CDS encoding class I SAM-dependent methyltransferase, with the protein MIVTTGDKTSPHIRERARKMAETFGHRFVERRRCTLAALRNRYGDDEFVVYRNKDVRYTKLGVTELIYHPSMAYVRIKRLLAGEGDTMVAASRAQPGDEVLDCTAGLGSDALVFSHVVGEAGRVTALESEQALFTLLHEGLHLYESSIESVNEAMRRILLKQADHVGWLRSLPDRSVDIVYFDPMFREPVKESASIDPLRALANPGAVKPEAIREACRVARKTVVMKELRGSEEFGRLGFERIVHTGTKLAYGVIDIAGNNVAN; encoded by the coding sequence ATGATTGTAACTACGGGGGATAAGACCTCCCCGCACATAAGGGAACGCGCCCGGAAGATGGCCGAGACGTTCGGCCACCGGTTCGTCGAGCGCCGCAGATGCACGCTGGCCGCTCTTCGGAACCGGTACGGGGACGATGAATTTGTCGTCTACCGCAATAAGGATGTACGATATACGAAGCTAGGGGTAACCGAGCTGATCTATCACCCCAGCATGGCCTATGTCCGTATCAAGCGGCTGCTGGCCGGCGAAGGGGACACGATGGTTGCCGCCAGCCGCGCCCAACCGGGCGATGAGGTGCTGGATTGCACGGCTGGTCTCGGATCCGATGCGCTCGTCTTCTCCCATGTCGTGGGCGAAGCGGGCCGCGTGACGGCTCTGGAGAGCGAGCAGGCGCTTTTTACCCTGCTGCACGAAGGCCTTCACTTGTATGAGAGCAGCATTGAATCCGTCAATGAAGCGATGCGCCGCATCTTGCTGAAGCAGGCCGATCATGTGGGATGGCTGCGCAGCCTTCCCGACCGTTCGGTGGACATTGTCTATTTCGATCCGATGTTCCGTGAACCGGTGAAGGAATCGGCATCGATCGATCCGCTGCGCGCATTGGCCAATCCGGGAGCGGTGAAGCCGGAAGCGATTCGCGAAGCTTGCCGCGTGGCCCGGAAGACGGTCGTCATGAAGGAGTTGCGTGGCAGCGAGGAATTCGGACGGCTCGGATTTGAACGGATCGTGCACACCGGGACGAAATTAGCATATGGAGTGATTGACATTGCCGGCAACAACGTCGCCAACTAG
- the mutL gene encoding DNA mismatch repair endonuclease MutL — protein MAVIHILDEHIANQIAAGEVVERPSSVVKELVENSIDAGSTRIDVTVEEGGLQLIRVKDNGSGIGEDDVENAFQRHATSKIASGKDLFAIRSLGFRGEALPSIAAVARVELTSCADDSGLGRKLTIEGGTAQASEPAQSMQGTDIAVRDLFYNTPARLKYMKTVQTELGHISDYIYRLSLAYPQIAFTLKHNDNLLLQTIGNGDLQQVIAAVYGVQTAKSMVPVEAEQLDYKLEGYIGKPELTRSNRNAMSWFVNGRYVRSFALNQAVLKAYHTLLPINRFPMIVLHVRMHPTLVDVNVHPAKLEVRFSKEPELCEFIASTLRDILLQQALIPQAAPDKAKVRTYVEQTEWQWAAAPLAGGRDEPRLKPMGALVPSAEPDLPPLPPESEAPAPGPGPDLAGVELDRTGVKPAVDAERSAGAGAVPAESGQAAAPEADYGRRDAVQAEREPEPDAGPMREPEAVRESRGSYAGGSGSPRSGAAAPAPAPNRPPSGFRQAGVQAAWQAGPGKPPEAELPPFPAVELIGQLHGTYLIASNAEGLYLIDQHAAHERINYEYYYERFGHPEEASQELLLPLTLEFTTAEAARIRDRLHLLEQAGIRLEPFGGQTFLVRSYPHWFPNGEEADLVREMTDWVLREKVPDVGKLREASAIMCSCKASIKANQRLTEAEAEALLARLAACRQPYTCPHGRPIVVKFTTYDLEKMFKRVM, from the coding sequence ATGGCCGTCATTCATATATTGGACGAGCATATCGCCAATCAGATTGCGGCTGGCGAGGTCGTGGAACGGCCTTCCTCCGTCGTCAAGGAATTGGTGGAAAATTCGATCGACGCCGGGAGCACCCGGATTGATGTGACCGTCGAGGAGGGCGGGCTCCAGTTGATTCGGGTCAAGGACAACGGATCCGGAATCGGGGAAGACGATGTGGAGAACGCCTTCCAGCGCCACGCCACGAGCAAGATCGCTTCAGGCAAGGATCTGTTCGCGATCCGCAGCCTCGGCTTCCGCGGGGAGGCCTTGCCCAGCATTGCCGCCGTGGCGCGGGTGGAGCTCACAAGCTGCGCGGATGACAGCGGCCTCGGGCGGAAGCTGACGATAGAAGGAGGAACCGCACAAGCATCCGAGCCGGCGCAGTCGATGCAGGGGACGGATATCGCCGTCCGCGATTTGTTCTACAATACGCCCGCCCGCTTGAAATATATGAAGACGGTGCAGACCGAGCTCGGGCATATCTCCGACTACATATACCGGCTGTCGCTCGCCTATCCGCAGATTGCGTTCACGTTGAAGCATAATGATAATTTGCTGCTGCAGACGATCGGCAACGGCGATTTGCAGCAGGTGATCGCGGCGGTGTACGGCGTGCAGACGGCGAAGAGCATGGTGCCGGTGGAGGCGGAGCAGCTGGATTACAAGCTGGAGGGCTATATCGGGAAGCCGGAGCTGACCCGATCGAACCGCAACGCGATGTCCTGGTTCGTGAACGGGCGCTATGTGCGCAGCTTCGCCTTGAATCAGGCGGTACTGAAGGCGTACCATACGCTGTTGCCGATTAACCGGTTCCCGATGATCGTCCTCCACGTGCGGATGCATCCGACACTGGTTGATGTCAATGTGCATCCGGCGAAGCTGGAGGTCCGGTTCAGCAAGGAGCCGGAGCTGTGCGAATTTATCGCGTCTACGCTGCGCGACATTTTGCTGCAGCAGGCGCTCATTCCGCAGGCCGCTCCGGACAAGGCGAAGGTGCGGACTTATGTCGAGCAGACGGAATGGCAGTGGGCGGCCGCGCCGCTGGCCGGCGGCCGCGACGAGCCCCGGCTCAAGCCGATGGGCGCGCTCGTTCCGTCAGCGGAGCCGGATCTGCCGCCGCTTCCGCCCGAGAGCGAGGCTCCTGCCCCTGGTCCGGGTCCGGATCTGGCAGGGGTTGAGCTTGACCGCACCGGAGTGAAGCCTGCAGTCGATGCAGAGCGGAGCGCTGGGGCGGGGGCAGTGCCAGCGGAGAGCGGCCAGGCGGCTGCTCCGGAGGCGGACTATGGCCGCCGGGATGCTGTGCAAGCGGAGCGGGAGCCTGAGCCGGATGCCGGGCCGATGCGGGAGCCGGAAGCGGTGCGCGAGTCCCGCGGAAGCTATGCCGGCGGGAGCGGAAGCCCGCGTTCCGGTGCTGCTGCCCCGGCGCCAGCGCCGAACCGGCCGCCGTCCGGCTTCCGCCAGGCGGGTGTTCAGGCGGCATGGCAAGCCGGCCCGGGCAAGCCGCCGGAGGCGGAGCTGCCGCCATTCCCGGCCGTCGAGCTTATCGGCCAGCTGCATGGGACGTATCTCATCGCATCCAATGCGGAGGGGTTGTATCTGATCGATCAGCATGCGGCCCATGAACGCATCAATTATGAATATTATTACGAGCGCTTCGGGCATCCCGAGGAGGCGTCGCAGGAGCTGCTGCTGCCGTTGACGCTGGAGTTCACGACGGCGGAAGCCGCGCGAATACGAGATCGGTTGCACCTGCTGGAGCAGGCAGGCATCCGGCTGGAGCCGTTCGGAGGGCAGACCTTCCTCGTCCGGTCGTATCCGCACTGGTTCCCGAACGGAGAGGAAGCCGATCTCGTGCGGGAGATGACGGATTGGGTGCTGCGCGAAAAAGTGCCGGATGTCGGCAAGCTGAGAGAGGCTTCGGCGATTATGTGCTCGTGCAAAGCCTCGATCAAGGCCAACCAGCGCTTGACCGAGGCGGAGGCGGAAGCGCTGCTGGCCCGGCTGGCCGCATGCCGCCAGCCGTATACTTGCCCGCACGGGCGCCCGATCGTCGTCAAATTCACGACCTATGATCTGGAGAAAATGTTCAAGCGGGTCATGTAA